The window CCCGCGAGGCCACGGTGATCGGCGGCAAGACCATCTCGCCCGGGGACATCGTCATCGTCTCCCTGAGCGCCGCCGACCGCGACAAGCGGCTCGGGCCCGACATGGACGCCTTCGACCCCTCCCGCCCGCCGGCCTCCTCGCACCTGGCCTTCGGCTACGGCATCCACCGCTGCGTCGGCGCCGAACTCGGCCGCATGGAACTGCGCGCCGCCTTCCCCCTCCTGGTCGAGCGCTTCCCCGCACTCCGCCTCGCCGTCGAGCCCCAGGACCTGGAGTTCCGCAAGCTGTCGATCGTCTACGGCGTGGACTCGCTCCCGGTCCACCTGAAATGACCTCGGGCCTCGTCGGCCCCGCGGAGCCGTACGCCCCCGACTCGGGCGATGTCTCACGTGAGACATCGCCCGGTGTCCGGGGTCTGCCCGGCCTCGGTCTCTCCGCCGGGGCCGGCGTGTCGCGCGGCGGGACCCGGGAGCGGCAGGCGTGAGCGGACGGTCCGCGTGCCGCCGTGCCGCCCCGCCCTCCGTCCGACCGGCACGAGGACGACCGGTGCCGGGGCGGTGCGTGGGTGGCCTGTCTCGCGGCGGGTCCGGAGATTCCTGCGCCGTGGCCGTGCTTCTCGTGGAGGGTGTCGAGGGGGCCGGGAGCGGTTCGGGCGCTCCCGGTGCGGAGCAGGTGGGGGGCGCCGTCGCCGACGGGGGATTCCCTGGTTTCCGGCACCCGCCGCGCACCCGGGTACCTAGGGTGGTGGGGTGAGCACCCCGCACGTCAGACGCCCGACGACGCAGCCGCCGCTGAGCTACCTCAGTTCCGCCGCGCCCTGGCGGGCGCTCCTGTATCTGCTCTCCGGGGCGGGGCTCGGGGCGGTCACCCTGCTGGTGCTCGGCGTGCTGATCGGGCTGGGCCTGCTGCTCTCGGTGATCGGGGTCGGGGTGGCGATGCTCGTCGGCTCCGTCCTGTTCAGCCTTCCCCTCGCGGAGATCGAGCGCCGCAGGCTGCGGCTGATCGAGGAGCCGGGCACGCCCGCCATCCCCTCCCCGCACGTCCCCGTCGAGGAGCCGGGGCTCCAGTCCTGGCTCACCGTGCGGCTCCGGGAGCCCTCCACCTGGCGGGAGTTCGGGTACGCGGTGCTCCTCGCCACCCTTTTCCTCCTGATCGACCTGGCCTTGCTCATGCTGGCGGTCCTGCTCGCCGCGACGCTGGTGGTGCCGCCCTGGGCGGCGTACCGCTCGGGGCAGCCGGAGGCGCTGATCCTCACCGCGATCGCCGTCCCGGCGGTGCCCGTCGCCCTCTACGGCTTCGGCGCGGTGGCGGCGCTCCAGGCGCGGCTGGCCCGTCTCCTGCTGCACCCCGCGGCCCGCGAGGACGAGCCGGACCGGGACGCGCGGGTGGTCGAGCTGACCCGGTCCAGGGCGCGGCTGGCGGACGCCTTCGAGACCG is drawn from Streptomyces diastaticus subsp. diastaticus and contains these coding sequences:
- a CDS encoding sensor histidine kinase, which produces MSTPHVRRPTTQPPLSYLSSAAPWRALLYLLSGAGLGAVTLLVLGVLIGLGLLLSVIGVGVAMLVGSVLFSLPLAEIERRRLRLIEEPGTPAIPSPHVPVEEPGLQSWLTVRLREPSTWREFGYAVLLATLFLLIDLALLMLAVLLAATLVVPPWAAYRSGQPEALILTAIAVPAVPVALYGFGAVAALQARLARLLLHPAAREDEPDRDARVVELTRSRARLADAFETERHRIQRDLHDGAQQRLVALVMTLGLAELELKGTGQQESPQAVRRGAELVSRARGEAKDALTELRDLVHGIYPQVLTDRGLAAAVSEAAVRCPVPVRVELELPERLPRQIEAAAYFVVSEALTNVAKHSGARNAVVRGRRSEAGLEVTVRDDGVGGAALKAGSGLQGLADRAEVVGGRLALSSPPGGPTALTLEVPCPRSA